Proteins found in one Zea mays cultivar B73 chromosome 1, Zm-B73-REFERENCE-NAM-5.0, whole genome shotgun sequence genomic segment:
- the LOC103642707 gene encoding uncharacterized protein: protein MELGSSPLRPTFFHRKQQELHLPWRPFFSAVQLPTPCRCPFSSPARSPSRNSSRVFFLPCCPRRAANRELSSISPHGRTQQQLAPPLLADAALSHGALQQMPWSIPSMHCDSVSFLRVCCCACAIDACWVLDKMCSSPDGSARCRLAVLLRSEQHAVMPVGGLLFLRSPAAVVVRPGEEPRVWRGEEGKPLVDVCSDAQIGITVILANVDWVCLWTER from the exons ATGGagcttggctcctctcccctgcgcCCTACCTTTTTCCATAGAAAGCAGCAGGAGCTCCACCTCCCATGGCGCCCTTTTTTTTCAGCCGTGCAGCTCCCTACTCCATGCCGATGCCCCTTCTCTTCCCCTGCTCGTTCTCCCTCGCGCAACAGCAGCCGGGTCTTCTTCCTCCCCTGCTGTCCACGGCGCGCAGCAAACAGGGAGCTCAGCTCCATCTCCCCTCACGGCAGGACACAGCAGCAGCTCGCCCCGCCTCTCCTCGCAGACGCAGCCCTCTCCCATGGCGCGCTGCAGCAGATGCCGTGGAGCATTCCCTCCATGCATTGCGACTCGGTTTCCTTCCTGCGTGTGTGCTGCTGCGCCTGCGCCATTGATGCTTGCTGGGTGCTCGACAAAATGTGCAGCAGCCCCGACGGCTCCGCGCGCTGTCGGCTTGCTGTTTTATTGCGCAGTGAGCAGCACGCCGTGATGCCCGTCGGTGGTTTgctgtttttgcgcagccccGCCGCCGTCGTCGTTCGCCCCG GAGAGGAACCCCGTGTTTGGCGTGGAGAAGAAGGCAAGCCGCTCGTCGATGTTTGTagcgatgcacaaatcggaatcacCGTCATTCTTGCAAACGtcgattgggtttgtttatg